The nucleotide window AGGAAGAGgtgcagggggagctgaggggaagattctccaagtcagtcaatcagttgtatttgttgagtgcttactctgtgcacggcattgtactaagggcttggaagagtataataccacaatggacccattccttccccacaacgagcttgccaaGTGCAAGCTCCAGCCCAGCTCAAATAGGCCCATCTCTCTGTGAGTGGCTCTCCGCTGGAGCTGCAGGTGTGAGGAAGAATTTCTCTATCATTCCCCTCTGGTGGCCACCCCCAGGACACTCAGGCCATGATCAGCGGCCGCCCTGGCTATTGCCCCCCCGGAAGGCCgagctgcctcccaggccaggctgGTCGCCCCACTGGAAAGCGGCAGTCCCCGATCCACGGCACATGTCGTgggaaggtgaaggaggggaggcggCAGCCACGCTCGCACAGTGGAAATCCACTGCAGGCGAGGAAATGGCACCAGAGCAAAGGGAGGTCAAAGAGTGGGAGCCCAAGATGCTGCTGTGACTCAGGAGCagcgagggcaggggaaggggaaaagaggagcggAAAGGGGAATAGGGGAAGCAGAAGcggaaagggagagagcaaggtTCCAGGGATGTCCTGGGTGAACTGGAAGGGAGACAGGTGCAAAATGGGAGGAAGACGGACAACACCGGTAAGGACGTGCTGTAGAACCCGACTGAGGCCATCAGCGGAGTCCTGGGGGCAgaggtcacggggcagacggGGGGGCATCTGATAAAACCTCATCCAACAATCAACTCTCGATTGACGAGGAGACGCAGCCACGTTGTTCGATCAACCTTAGTCCAGCACAGCCAGGGACCGTGCTGAGTAGGAGGCCAcgctgcctagtggaaggagcagatccctgggagtcgggggactcgGGCTCCAatgccgactttgccacttgcttccAATGTGACCCGGGGTGATTCActctttttctctgtgccttagtttctgccactgaaaatgagaattcaatacctgttctcccttcccgttAGACTGGAAGtcaatgaggggcagggactgtggctgacccaattattttgtatctaccccagtgcttagtgcggtgctcggcacgcagtaagggcttaagaaataccactattactgtaAGACAGATAATGACACtggatacagactgtgagccctgaatgtGCTAAGGACTAAAGAGGACAGCCATGCAAATCCTCCGGCATTCTGCCATCCTTccatcaggataatcagattggacaaagcccttgtcccacatggggctcacaatcctaaaccccattttacaaatgagataactaaggcacagagaagtgaattcttATATACTCTTACATTTTTTTACCTTGGTTGGAATaacccaccattcattcagtcatatcattgagcgctatgtgcagagcactgtacaaagtgcttgaataatagtaatgatggtacttgttaagcactcactatgtacaaagcacggttctaagtgctggggttgatacaaggtcatcaggttgccccacttggggctcacggtctcaatccccattttacaaatgaggtaactgaggcagtgagaagtgaagtgacttgcccaaagtcacacagctgacaagtggtggagccgggattagaacccacgacctctgactcccaagcccatgctcttcccactaagccatgctgcttctcatgcttctcaccACCCCAGGAAAGAGATGTAAGCGACCCCAAATCTAGACTTCCAGGTTTCTCTTCATTTGGATGTCAAATAAAGATTGCACGTCAGCTAAAAGACCCCCATATTTATTATGTTCGTAGAATGTCTAACCTTTTTCAATTCTCTTAAATTCATTAGGGTTTGAAGGGTACCTGAAGGCTCTTTCACATTACTTACACTTGAGGAGTTGTTCGGCAGCACAGATTCCTGGTTGACTATTGAGCACATCCATTCAttctacttttaaaaaaaaaacccaaaaactttgtatggtatttgttaagcatttactaggggcTAAACATTCATTCTACTTGTACAGTTTCTCTCCAGTATGAATTCTCTGATGTTTAATCAGGGTTGAGTGGTGAGTGAAGGCTTTACCGCATTCATTACACTTGAAGGGTTTCTCTCCCGTATGAATTATCCGATGATTGATAAAGTTTGAGCTCATACCGAAGGCTTTCCCGCACTCGGCACACTTATAAGGCTTCTCCCCACTGTGAATTCGCTGGTGGTTGATAAGGGTCGAGTGGTGACTGAAGGCTTTCCCACATTCACTACACTTGTAGGGCTTCTCTCCGGTGTGGATTCTCTGATGATTAATATAATTGGAGTGCATGTTGAAGTCTTTGCCACACTCACTACATCGGAAGAGTTTCTCTCCAGTGTGAATTCTCTGGTGCTTCCTCAGGGCTGAGCGCTGACCGAAGCCTTTCTCGCAGTCGGGACATGTGTAGGGCTTCTCCCCGGTGTGGATTCTCTGATGCCCGACAAGGGCCGAGCGCAGGGTGAAGGCTTTTCCGCATTCGTGGCATCTGTAGGGTTTCTCTCCGGTGTGGATTCTCTGATGCCCGATCAGAGTTGAATGTTGACTGAAGGCTTTTCCACATTCTGTGCACCGATAGGGTTTCTCCCCGGTGTGAACCCTCTGGTGGTTAATAAGGTTGGAGTGGTTACTGAAAGCCTTCTCACATTCACTGCATTTGTAGGGTTTCTCCCCCGTGTGAACTCTCCGATGTTTAAGAAGGACCGACTGCTGGCCGAAGTCCTTCCCACAGTCACTGCACCTGTACGGTTTCCCTCCGGTGTGACTTCTCCGGTGCTTCACGAGGGCCGACTGCCGACTGTAGGCTTTTCCGCAGTCCTTACACCGGTTGGGTTTCTCTCCGCTCCGACTCCTCCGCCGCTCAGTAAGGCCTGAGCGTTGACCGAAGTCTTTCTCTGCAGTGTGAACTCGCTGGTGATTGATGAGATTGGAATGGTCGCCGAAGGCCCTGCCACAGTTATCACACTTGTACGGCTTCTCCCCCGAATGGATTCTCTGATGGGTAACCAGGGTCGAGTGGTGACTGAAGTCTTTCCCGCATTCGGGACATCTGTAAGGTTTCTCCCCAGTGTGAATTCTCTGATGAACAATCAGAGTCGAGTGTTGACTAAAAGCCTTTCCGCATTCGGTACATCCGTAAGGCTTCTCTCCAGTGTGAATTCTCTGATGTTTAATCAAGGCTGATTGGTGGCTGAAGGCTCTGTCACACTCACAACACTTGTAGGGCTTCTCTCCAGTGTGTATTCTCTGATGTTCAGTGAGACAGGAGCTCCGTTTGAAGGCTTTCCCGCATTCACGGCAGGAATACGGTTTCTCTTTTGTACAAATTCTCTCCTGCTCAGCTTTTTCCCGTTCTTCCCGCCTCTTCTCCATGGAAGTTCCCTTCTGGATTTCTTGGAAGCAGGTGAAGCCTCTCTCCTGGTTAGGtaattccctcatcctccccattGTGGGGACCCAGCCTGGTTCCTCCAGTCTTACCTCGCTCTCGCATGTTTCCCCCTCTTCAGAAGCCATGGGAATATTCTCTCAGAGTCTTGCCAATAAAATCCTCTGTCCTGATTCTCCACAAGTGTCCTGCTCTAGGAGTATTGCCTCCTTTGTCTCCGTTCCTGTTTTACAATCTAAAACAGACAGCAAAGACAAATATCACTCATCAATTCAATGAAATTAAAAAAGTGATCAGCCAGGCTGCATGGGCAGagtctcttcaaagccctgtttaAAGGGCTGGTGATTGTTTGCTaaacagtatttttttaaaaacaaaaaaaaggtggagaatcaaacagaaactttgccTGGACACCTGGCAAAGTAAGAGTTTGCCCAAACAATACAGGCACTCTTTGAAcacatcgtttagactgtgagcccgtcactgggcagggactgtctctgttgccgagttgtacattccaagcacttagtacagtgct belongs to Ornithorhynchus anatinus isolate Pmale09 chromosome 2, mOrnAna1.pri.v4, whole genome shotgun sequence and includes:
- the LOC100089550 gene encoding zinc finger protein 271-like, producing the protein MASEEGETCESEVRLEEPGWVPTMGRMRELPNQERGFTCFQEIQKGTSMEKRREEREKAEQERICTKEKPYSCRECGKAFKRSSCLTEHQRIHTGEKPYKCCECDRAFSHQSALIKHQRIHTGEKPYGCTECGKAFSQHSTLIVHQRIHTGEKPYRCPECGKDFSHHSTLVTHQRIHSGEKPYKCDNCGRAFGDHSNLINHQRVHTAEKDFGQRSGLTERRRSRSGEKPNRCKDCGKAYSRQSALVKHRRSHTGGKPYRCSDCGKDFGQQSVLLKHRRVHTGEKPYKCSECEKAFSNHSNLINHQRVHTGEKPYRCTECGKAFSQHSTLIGHQRIHTGEKPYRCHECGKAFTLRSALVGHQRIHTGEKPYTCPDCEKGFGQRSALRKHQRIHTGEKLFRCSECGKDFNMHSNYINHQRIHTGEKPYKCSECGKAFSHHSTLINHQRIHSGEKPYKCAECGKAFGMSSNFINHRIIHTGEKPFKCNECGKAFTHHSTLIKHQRIHTGEKLYK